A genome region from Chryseobacterium sp. G0186 includes the following:
- a CDS encoding collagen-like protein: MKKLSFLAATLASALVFSQVQDAMSYQAIIRNSSNQLVSNQNVGMRFSILKGSTTGTVVYSETQNQPTNINGLVTVKIGAGTLVSGSYSTINWGSDIYFIKIETDPNGSNNYTITGTSQLLSVPYALYAKTSGSSLPGPQGATGAAGPQGIQGITGATGPVGAQGIAGITGPTGPIGAQGVAGITGPTGPVGAQGVAGITGPTGPVGAQGIAGITGPTGPVGTQGVAGITGPTGPVGAQGVAGITGPTGPQGIQGVTGATGSGFANGTASGQVYITGSTPFAPSSPVNISGDITMNSSGVTTIGNSKVTTTQIADASVTVAKISTSSGTASSSTYLRGDGTWSAPGSGGVQLLTGTANITLPASGSAGTFTITVNGAAVGDAVIVNPIGTISASPSTYPPIYTTKVTAANTVTVYIYDSGTGGGSSLSFKATVIK; encoded by the coding sequence ATGAAAAAGCTTTCTTTTCTAGCAGCCACTCTGGCTTCTGCTTTAGTGTTTTCACAAGTGCAGGATGCCATGAGTTATCAGGCTATTATCAGAAATTCAAGTAATCAATTGGTTAGCAATCAGAATGTAGGAATGAGATTTTCTATATTAAAAGGTTCTACAACAGGAACAGTAGTATATTCCGAAACTCAAAATCAGCCTACCAATATCAATGGTTTAGTCACTGTAAAAATAGGTGCCGGAACTTTAGTGAGTGGCTCTTATTCTACCATTAACTGGGGATCTGATATTTACTTCATCAAAATAGAAACAGATCCCAATGGATCCAATAACTATACCATAACAGGAACATCACAGTTATTAAGCGTTCCTTATGCGTTATATGCTAAAACTTCAGGGAGTTCCCTTCCTGGCCCTCAAGGAGCAACAGGTGCTGCAGGACCACAAGGGATTCAGGGAATTACTGGAGCAACAGGGCCAGTTGGTGCTCAGGGAATAGCAGGAATAACGGGACCAACTGGACCGATAGGTGCTCAGGGAGTAGCAGGAATAACGGGACCTACAGGACCGGTAGGTGCTCAGGGAGTAGCAGGAATAACGGGACCTACAGGACCAGTAGGTGCTCAGGGAATAGCAGGAATAACGGGACCTACAGGACCAGTAGGTACTCAGGGAGTAGCAGGAATAACGGGACCTACAGGACCAGTAGGTGCTCAGGGAGTAGCAGGAATAACGGGACCAACTGGACCCCAGGGGATCCAGGGAGTTACAGGAGCAACGGGTTCAGGTTTTGCCAATGGGACAGCTTCAGGACAGGTTTATATAACAGGATCAACTCCATTTGCTCCGTCTAGTCCAGTAAATATAAGTGGTGACATTACCATGAACTCTTCCGGAGTTACAACGATTGGAAATTCTAAGGTAACAACAACTCAAATTGCTGATGCGTCTGTTACCGTAGCCAAAATATCTACCTCTTCCGGTACAGCGAGTTCTTCCACATATCTTAGAGGGGATGGAACCTGGTCTGCACCAGGCAGCGGTGGTGTACAACTATTAACAGGAACAGCTAATATAACCCTGCCAGCATCAGGATCAGCAGGCACATTTACCATTACGGTCAATGGCGCAGCTGTAGGTGATGCGGTTATTGTAAACCCAATTGGTACTATTTCGGCAAGCCCCAGTACTTATCCACCTATCTATACGACAAAAGTAACAGCTGCAAATACTGTCACTGTTTATATATATGATTCCGGTACTGGTGGCGGCTCATCCTTATCTTTTAAGGCAACTGTGATCAAGTAG
- a CDS encoding T9SS type A sorting domain-containing protein: protein MKTTLYTLSLFLVSFSIQVSGQETLNTSGINMSGTSGNVSASLGQTFYETASSPAGNIATGVQHSYEITPTLGVGITEISLNLNIYPNPTADILNLKMGFKDYNQYRYDIFDGSGKLLTSQPILQPQTQIIMASYPASIYLLKVSKEGKTIKIFKVLKTDK, encoded by the coding sequence ATGAAAACTACACTTTATACACTTTCCTTGTTTCTTGTCAGTTTCTCGATTCAGGTTTCGGGACAAGAAACCCTAAATACGAGCGGCATTAATATGTCAGGTACCTCAGGGAATGTCTCCGCTTCTTTAGGTCAGACTTTTTACGAAACGGCGTCTTCTCCTGCGGGAAATATTGCAACAGGTGTTCAGCATTCTTATGAAATTACACCCACATTAGGCGTTGGTATCACCGAAATCAGTTTAAATCTTAATATCTACCCAAACCCTACAGCAGATATTCTCAATCTGAAGATGGGATTTAAAGATTATAATCAATATCGCTATGATATCTTTGATGGCAGTGGTAAGTTGCTGACAAGTCAACCTATTCTTCAGCCACAAACTCAAATTATAATGGCTTCCTATCCGGCTTCAATCTATTTATTAAAAGTATCAAAAGAGGGTAAGACCATCAAAATTTTTAAGGTTTTAAAAACAGATAAATAA